Proteins encoded by one window of Rutidosis leptorrhynchoides isolate AG116_Rl617_1_P2 chromosome 7, CSIRO_AGI_Rlap_v1, whole genome shotgun sequence:
- the LOC139859881 gene encoding uncharacterized protein, whose translation MPQTGIQICEIFDMWGQDFMGPFPSSKNCLYILVAVDYFSKWDEAKALPTNDTRVVIKFLKSLFARFGSKGVDLESRYALCKPSYGKSDGKYGVMYRFSTSYHPQTSGLVKNTNLALKRILEKKVNNNPKVWSTKLDDVLWVF comes from the coding sequence ATGCCCCAAACCGGGATCCAAatatgtgagatatttgatatGTGGGGCCAAGATTTCATGGGCCCATTTCCGAGCTCGAAAAACTGTCTCTACATTTTGGTTGCGGTTGATTATTTTTCGAAATGGGATGAGGCTAAAGCCTTGCCAACCAATGACACTAGGGTTGTGATAAAGTTTTTAAAAAGTTTGTTTGCTAGATTCGGTTCCAAAGGCGTTGATCTCGAATCGAGGTATGCACTTTGCAAACCATCTTATGGAAAAAGTGATGGAAAGTATGGTGTAATGTATCGTTTCTCGACCTCGTACCACCCTCAAACAAGTGGTCTAGTCAAGAACACAAACCTTGCGTTGAAAAGGATTTTGGAAAAGaaggttaataacaaccctaaagtATGGTCAACCAAACTTGATGATGTCTTATGGGTGTTTTGA